Proteins encoded together in one Rhinopithecus roxellana isolate Shanxi Qingling chromosome 3, ASM756505v1, whole genome shotgun sequence window:
- the PCDHB1 gene encoding protocadherin beta-1 — MAGARRKSLQSRQVGSLLIFLCVSVGGATTIRYSVAEEMESGSFVANVAKDLGLEVGKLAARGARLVSEGNKMHFRLHRKTGDLFVKEKLDRESLCGKADPCVLHFEIILVEPLQSFRAEVRVFDINDNAPVFLNKEPLLKIPESTPLGSRFPLQSAQDLDVGLNGLQNYTLSANGYFHLHTRFRSHGPKYAELVLNKPLDREEQPEVNLTVTAMDGGSPPKSGTAHIRVVVLDVNDHVPQFLRPVYRAQVSENSPNGSLVATVTAMDLDEGTNKAITYSLAQNPEAILKTFQIDSQTGEVRLKGPLDFEDIETYDIDIQATDGGGLSAHSKVLVEVVDVNDNPPEVMISSVSSPLPEDSPPQTVVALFTIRDRDIRMGGKVTCFLREDLPFVIKPTFGSSYSLVTDRSLDREEVSGYNITLVAMDTGPPSLSAETMIEVLISDVNDNPPIFQEDSYILTVRENNSPAVFIGQVHAEDLDLGENAQITYSLLPPKNGDLSVFAYISINSDNGKLYALRTMDYEAIQDFQFVVKATDGGFLSLNRQATVRVVVLDDNDNRPMILYPLQNGTLPCNDLVPRSAEAGYLVTKVVAVDGDSGQNSWLSYHLLKATDLGLFSVQRQNGEIRTLRQISERDPMMQKLIILVQDHGQPALSTTVSLNILLVDGFSEPYLQFQDPTKHSRKVNPSTKYLVISLAILSFLFLLSVTVIFIIHVYQKIKYKEKFTIQEHFYDDCNFSNNLVQGQSNGSLSQPCPYEMCSATGTGNSEFCFLKRFMPNFPFPHATGEIKMEAGSSLPLNSERNKSQRSEGHDQVSDD; from the coding sequence ATGGCGGGTGCGCgcagaaaatctttgcaaagcaGGCAAGTGGGAtctcttcttatttttctgtgcGTATCTGTGGGGGGTGCGACAACTATACGCTATTCAGTGGCGGAGGAAATGGAGAGCGGTTCGTTTGTGGCCAACGTAGCTAAGGACCTAGGACTGGAGGTAGGGAAGCTGGCTGCGCGCGGGGCGCGGCTGGTTTCCGAGGGCAACAAAATGCACTTCCGGCTCCACCGCAAGACGGGAGATTTGTTTGTGAAGGAGAAACTGGATCGGGAGTCACTTTGCGGCAAAGCCGACCCGTGTGTTCTGCACTTTGAAATAATCCTGGTGGAGCCGCTGCAGTCCTTCCGTGCCGAGGTCAGGGTATTTGATATCAACGACAATGCCCCAGTTTTCCTAAACAAGGAGCCGCTTTTAAAGATTCCGGAGAGCACCCCCTTGGGTTCACGTTTTCCTCTGCAGAGCGCCCAGGATCTGGACGTGGGCCTCAATGGTCTCCAAAACTACACCCTTAGTGCCAACGGCTATTTCCACCTGCACACCCGCTTCCGCAGCCACGGGCCTAAATATGCTGAGCTGGTGCTGAACAAACCCCTGGACCGAGAGGAGCAGCCTGAAGTCAACTTGACAGTTACTGCGATGGACGGCGGGTCACCGCCCAAGTCTGGCACAGCTCACATCCGCGTGGTGGTTCTGGATGTCAACGACCACGTGCCCCAGTTCTTGCGACCGGTGTACCGAGCCCAGGTATCAGAGAACAGCCCCAATGGCTCTTTGGTGGCCACGGTGACTGCCATGGACCTAGACGAGGGCACCAACAAAGCGATAACTTACTCTTTAGCTCAAAACCCAGAAGCAATTCTCAAGACGTTTCAGATTGACTCTCAAACTGGAGAGGTTCGACTAAAAGGACCCCTAGATTTTGAAGACATTGAAACATACGACATTGACATTCAAGCTACAGATGGTGGAGGCCTCTCTGCCCACAGCAAAGTCCTGGTAGAAGTGGTGGATGTGAATGACAATCCTCCCGAAGTGATGATCTCCTCTGTGTCCAGCCCACTCCCTGAAGACTCACCACCACAGACGGTAGTAGCCCTTTTCACTATCAGAGACCGGGACATTCGAATGGGAGGAAAAGTCACCTGCTTCCTCAGAGAAGACCTTCCCTTTGTAATCAAACCTACATTCGGGAGTTCTTACTCGCTGGTCACTGACAGAAGCTTGGATCGGGAGGAGGTCTCAGGCTATAATATCACCCTTGTTGCCATGGATACTGGACCACCTAGCTTATCTGCCGAGACTATGATAGAGGTGCTAATATCTGACGTTAATGACAATCCTCCAATATTTCAGGAAGATTCCTATATCTTGACTGTTCGAGAAAACAATAGTCCTGCAGTTTTTATTGGCCAAGTCCATGCTGAGGATCTTGATTTGGGTGAGAATGCCCAAATAACTTATTCTCTGTTGCCTCCAAAAAATGGAGATCTATCAGTCTTTGCTTACATATCCATAAATTCAGACAATGGAAAGCTCTACGCACTGAGAACCATGGATTATGAGGCCATTCAAGATTTTCAGTTTGTGGTAAAGGCAACTGATGGGGGCTTCCTGTCACTGAATAGGCAAGCTACTGTCAGAGTAGTTGTCCTAGACGACAATGACAATCGTCCAATGATCTTGTACCCACTGCAGAATGGCACCTTGCCCTGCAATGATCTGGTGCCCAGGTCTGCAGAGGCAGGCTACCTGGTAACCAAAGTGGTGGCTGTGGATGGTGACTCAGGTCAGAATTCTTGGCTTTCATATCATCTACTTAAGGCCACTGACCTTGGGTTATTTTCTGTTCaaagacaaaatggagaaatcCGTACATTACGGCAGATATCTGAGAGAGACCCCATGATGCAGAAATTGATCATTCTTGTTCAGGATCACGGCCAACCAGCTCTTTCAACTACTGTCTCACTCAACATCCTGCTGGTAGATGGCTTTTCAGAGCCCTACCTGCAGTTCCAGGATCCAACCAAGCATTCCAGAAAGGTAAATCCATCCACTAAATATTTGGTAATTTCTCTGGccatcctttcctttctctttctcctctctgtcaCAGTGATCTTCATTATACATGTCTACCAAaagattaaatataaagaaaagtttacaaTTCAAGAGCATTTCTATGATGACTGTAATTTCTCTAACAATCTGGTACAAGGACAAAGCAATGGATCCTTATCCCAACCTTGTCCATATGAAATGTGTTCAGCCACTGGCACTGGTAATAGTGAGTTTTGCTTTCTTAAGCGCTTTATGCCCAACTTCCCTTTCCCTCATGCCACTGGGGAGATAAAAATGGAGGCTGGCTCCAGTTTGCCTCTAAATTCTGAAAGGAATAAGTCTCAGAGATCAGAGGGCCATGACCAGGTATCTGATGACTAA